A window of the Caldivirga sp. genome harbors these coding sequences:
- the tes gene encoding tetraether lipid synthase Tes, which produces MQELVTKKATEELTVKPLVNLSRFKLPKAFTRIINDQSLQTMYKKRFNLPEPSRVIKLSTSVCPVCNKQIPMVVYEHDNVIWLKKNCPEHGQFLDIYWGDAEMYYYFLQWDDPNYIGKGLINPNTDITYYEEAGGCPFGCGLCPVHKTNTALAIIDVTNRCNMKCPVCFANAGVAGYVYEPSLADIERMMRILRSQGPWAPNALQLSGGEPTLRNDLPEIVRMAKKLGFDHVEVNTNGIRIANDINFYKALLDAGMSTIYLQFDTIDPSNKGVWRHRLYDPRAYAELKKRVIENARKLGHRSIVLVVTMARNYNENDMGKIIDFAVRNRDVVRWINIQPVAFAGRAKEYSPEELRQYRITIPDVIINTEKQTGGKISRWDWRPVNWPVALGKLVEVLTDSPKPLFTNNPVCGASTFIYYDEDTKDIIPITRLVDVDGFEAEIWRIYNEVSKGGVHKAIGSVKVLKLLKYVKHKAVKDLLQEVLLKRSYDALGKFMFNVVGIGIMHFMDTMNFDVQRVQRCDIHYAVPDGRIIPFCTLNNFHRDRIERNLKMDAKDWLKLNPGKFVTGFA; this is translated from the coding sequence ATGCAGGAACTAGTAACCAAGAAGGCTACTGAGGAGCTTACTGTCAAGCCCCTTGTTAATCTAAGCCGTTTCAAGCTTCCTAAGGCGTTCACTAGGATTATTAATGACCAGAGCCTTCAGACAATGTATAAGAAGAGGTTTAACCTTCCTGAGCCATCTAGAGTAATTAAGTTATCAACCTCAGTATGCCCAGTCTGCAATAAGCAAATACCAATGGTCGTGTATGAGCATGATAATGTGATTTGGCTTAAGAAAAATTGTCCAGAGCATGGGCAATTCCTTGACATTTACTGGGGGGATGCTGAAATGTACTACTACTTCCTTCAGTGGGATGACCCAAATTACATTGGTAAGGGTTTAATTAACCCTAACACTGATATAACCTACTACGAGGAGGCTGGAGGTTGCCCCTTCGGCTGTGGCTTATGCCCAGTACATAAGACTAATACTGCATTGGCTATAATTGACGTGACTAACAGATGCAATATGAAGTGCCCAGTGTGCTTTGCTAACGCAGGGGTAGCTGGTTACGTATACGAGCCATCATTAGCCGATATAGAACGTATGATGAGGATACTGAGAAGTCAAGGACCATGGGCTCCTAATGCACTTCAATTAAGTGGTGGGGAACCAACTCTTAGAAATGACCTACCTGAGATAGTTAGGATGGCTAAGAAGCTTGGTTTCGATCATGTTGAGGTTAATACTAATGGTATTAGGATAGCTAATGATATTAACTTCTATAAGGCATTACTTGATGCAGGAATGTCCACCATATACCTTCAATTCGATACAATAGATCCTAGCAATAAGGGTGTGTGGAGGCATAGGCTTTATGACCCAAGGGCGTATGCTGAATTGAAGAAGAGGGTTATTGAGAACGCTAGGAAGCTTGGCCATAGATCAATAGTGTTGGTTGTGACGATGGCTAGGAATTATAATGAAAATGACATGGGTAAGATAATTGACTTCGCTGTGCGGAATAGGGATGTGGTTAGGTGGATTAACATACAGCCAGTGGCCTTCGCGGGTAGAGCTAAGGAGTATTCACCAGAGGAGCTTAGGCAATACAGGATAACAATACCTGATGTGATAATAAATACTGAGAAGCAGACTGGAGGTAAGATCAGTAGGTGGGATTGGAGGCCAGTTAATTGGCCAGTAGCCCTCGGTAAGTTAGTTGAGGTACTCACTGATTCGCCTAAGCCACTCTTCACCAATAATCCAGTCTGTGGGGCTTCAACATTCATATATTATGATGAGGATACTAAGGACATAATTCCAATAACAAGGCTTGTTGATGTAGATGGGTTTGAGGCTGAAATATGGAGGATATATAATGAAGTAAGCAAGGGTGGGGTTCATAAGGCCATTGGAAGCGTAAAGGTTCTTAAGTTACTTAAATATGTTAAGCATAAGGCGGTTAAGGACCTGCTTCAGGAGGTCCTACTTAAGAGGAGTTATGATGCCTTAGGTAAGTTCATGTTCAACGTAGTTGGAATAGGCATAATGCACTTCATGGATACAATGAATTTCGATGTTCAACGTGTACAAAGATGCGACATTCATTATGCAGTACCTGATGGGAGGATAATACCATTCTGCACCCTCAACAACTTCCATAGGGATAGGATTGAGAGGAACCTTAAGATGGATGCTAAGGATTGGTTAAAGCTGAATCCAGGTAAATTCGTAACAGGCTTCGCCTAA
- a CDS encoding thermopsin family protease: MIIMLLIAALMQPQLINVIPVSFNMTIGSGTPMYGLVINPNSSYVTYVNGPGLLYVIANASLTIVAQGVKQESNGSALLFIKQGESRISFINENNYTVYVFYMFQHNSSGGVFYSYNPIGVADYGVALYYDEPLLAYSYETSEVVGVASIRSLSAVDVKSGCGVKASDGYIDIQLNSIVKAGYGYYIVQDVVVFNGTAASIIDNVWNITLPNATLSNLVGLGSISSFNGEQYYAYNKDIGELKPPFNLTLAIMVNGDDSAHLSFGYGIQGSLKWFDNVTIINAGKPSIIVNGSSYVKYGVPIDTELVITGPVCGIGAVVKSINATFTLLHKVNESYYPAPYTWGIGTLTGEAVANASSSVGKSINIKITSNTYEYPGPLYHYVPVIITTINGSESMMVPNGYVLNLTLSGLFANGSSIIKPIGFIINETQVIKSSNISVIINGPTEVSTMYSQLFKVTLIGLKGNETPLVYWYPKGYVLRLKEPRYMGLMMLRGYLLNNNTLVKYPEATLVINGSLTIKVLWSNEVSMGALMVMYIVLPLLSLLVTMILFTLTLSDANWS, encoded by the coding sequence ATGATTATAATGTTGCTGATAGCCGCATTAATGCAGCCCCAGTTAATTAACGTGATCCCAGTATCATTCAATATGACTATTGGTTCAGGAACACCAATGTATGGTTTAGTAATTAACCCTAACTCATCATACGTAACGTACGTTAATGGGCCAGGGTTACTTTACGTAATTGCTAATGCATCATTAACAATAGTGGCTCAAGGCGTGAAACAAGAGAGTAACGGCAGTGCCTTACTATTTATTAAGCAGGGTGAGTCACGTATATCGTTTATCAATGAGAATAATTACACGGTTTACGTATTCTACATGTTTCAGCATAACAGTTCAGGTGGGGTATTCTACTCCTATAATCCAATCGGGGTTGCTGACTATGGCGTAGCGTTGTATTATGATGAACCATTGCTGGCTTACTCATATGAAACAAGCGAAGTAGTGGGCGTGGCCTCCATTAGGAGTCTTAGTGCAGTCGATGTTAAGAGTGGATGCGGAGTTAAGGCTAGTGATGGGTATATTGATATTCAATTAAATTCAATAGTTAAGGCTGGTTATGGATACTATATAGTTCAGGACGTTGTAGTATTTAATGGAACAGCAGCATCAATTATTGATAATGTGTGGAACATAACGTTACCCAATGCTACCCTAAGTAATTTAGTGGGTTTAGGATCAATTAGTAGCTTTAACGGTGAACAATACTACGCATACAATAAGGATATAGGTGAATTAAAACCACCCTTTAACTTAACGCTAGCCATAATGGTTAATGGGGATGATTCAGCACACTTAAGTTTCGGTTATGGTATTCAGGGATCATTAAAGTGGTTTGATAATGTTACGATTATTAATGCAGGTAAGCCAAGCATTATAGTTAATGGTTCAAGCTATGTCAAATACGGAGTACCCATTGACACTGAATTAGTAATAACTGGGCCAGTGTGTGGAATAGGTGCTGTGGTTAAAAGCATTAATGCAACCTTTACACTACTTCACAAGGTTAATGAATCATACTACCCAGCACCTTACACTTGGGGTATTGGTACACTGACAGGTGAAGCAGTGGCTAATGCATCATCGTCAGTAGGTAAGAGTATTAATATTAAGATTACCAGTAACACCTACGAGTACCCTGGACCATTATACCACTATGTGCCTGTCATCATAACGACTATTAATGGTTCAGAATCAATGATGGTTCCTAATGGATATGTACTTAACTTAACCTTAAGTGGATTATTTGCTAATGGTTCATCAATAATTAAGCCTATTGGGTTCATAATTAATGAAACTCAGGTTATTAAATCAAGCAATATAAGCGTTATTATTAATGGACCAACTGAGGTAAGTACTATGTATAGTCAATTATTTAAAGTGACTTTAATTGGATTAAAGGGTAATGAAACACCATTAGTGTACTGGTATCCTAAAGGATACGTACTTAGGCTTAAGGAGCCAAGGTACATGGGGTTAATGATGCTTAGAGGCTACTTACTTAATAATAATACGCTAGTTAAGTACCCTGAGGCTACATTAGTCATCAATGGTTCATTAACGATTAAGGTTTTGTGGAGTAATGAGGTAAGCATGGGAGCCTTAATGGTAATGTACATAGTATTACCTTTATTATCATTATTAGTGACAATGATATTGTTTACGCTTACTTTAAGTGATGCGAATTGGTCATAA
- a CDS encoding GNAT family N-acetyltransferase, with protein sequence MIIRNVREEEWDDFMKLLERSYGFSSGFFPRYYPYIYGAECRDLSSFYVVEDNGKLVSHVGLFKMKAISFGHSIIMGGIGGVATLPEERGKGYMTVLLNHVINVMKRDGIPLSVLWGDRQRYGAFGWEVAGQKQALYITSRSLSRSGIRPIELNSVEWDYAVPLMSKHYESVPVRVERRWECYKDYRSLDPASLGDPPLKVWVSEHGYVISQGSGTVRGVLSKPNIVEVASLSNHEAELVGGFMKSASVNEAVVHVNAFDEARLGRLLKIVSYYVTLPEGVFRINNVYALLKSFEPLLSNRAQELGLKDYEVTLGLIFNNEVDKATVFIRGGSVYISSSEESRNYVELGERDGVRLILGGPMSYVAKGLKPLAALLPIPIHVPFLNYV encoded by the coding sequence ATGATTATTAGGAATGTTAGGGAGGAAGAGTGGGATGACTTCATGAAGCTACTTGAAAGAAGTTATGGCTTCTCAAGCGGTTTCTTTCCAAGGTACTATCCTTATATTTATGGTGCTGAGTGTAGGGATTTATCATCATTCTATGTCGTTGAAGATAATGGTAAGTTGGTTTCGCATGTTGGCTTATTTAAAATGAAGGCCATCAGCTTCGGCCACAGTATCATAATGGGTGGTATTGGAGGTGTTGCAACACTACCTGAAGAGAGAGGGAAGGGATACATGACAGTCCTACTTAACCACGTGATTAACGTGATGAAGAGGGATGGGATACCATTATCAGTACTATGGGGTGATAGGCAAAGGTATGGTGCCTTTGGATGGGAAGTTGCCGGTCAAAAACAGGCTTTATACATTACATCACGTTCATTATCTAGGTCAGGAATTAGGCCTATTGAGCTTAACAGTGTTGAGTGGGATTATGCAGTACCATTAATGAGCAAACACTATGAATCAGTGCCAGTAAGAGTTGAGAGGAGGTGGGAGTGTTATAAGGATTATAGAAGCCTGGACCCCGCATCACTGGGTGATCCACCATTAAAGGTTTGGGTTAGTGAGCATGGTTATGTAATTAGCCAAGGTAGTGGTACCGTAAGGGGAGTATTAAGTAAACCAAACATAGTTGAGGTAGCTTCCTTAAGTAACCATGAGGCAGAGTTAGTGGGTGGATTCATGAAGTCTGCATCAGTTAATGAGGCTGTGGTTCATGTTAATGCATTTGATGAAGCTAGGCTTGGGAGGTTACTTAAGATCGTATCATACTACGTAACGCTCCCTGAGGGGGTATTTAGGATAAATAATGTCTATGCACTGCTTAAGAGCTTCGAGCCTTTGTTGAGTAATAGGGCTCAGGAGCTTGGGTTAAAGGACTATGAAGTCACCTTAGGACTTATATTCAATAATGAAGTGGATAAGGCCACGGTATTTATAAGGGGTGGTTCAGTTTACATTAGTTCAAGCGAGGAGAGTAGGAACTATGTTGAATTAGGTGAAAGGGATGGAGTTAGGTTAATTTTAGGTGGACCAATGAGTTACGTGGCTAAGGGGCTTAAGCCACTGGCTGCACTATTACCAATCCCTATTCACGTACCATTTCTTAACTACGTTTAA
- a CDS encoding MFS transporter, with product MSNDPSELISDERRRAILVNSFLGSLMASMTMSAIIIALPDILRGIGVDPMSPLGFTSMLWLMFSYPLMVAVAVPIVGRLSDMYGRGKMFTIGDAVFTILSTLLGIVPGYGLIAALQMIIYRFIQGLGGSMMFTNSAAIITDVYPPHRRGVAMGIVSIAFSAGSIIGLVIGGVLAVINWRLVFLVNTPIGIISTIWAYLTVYKLPLGIRRVKVDYLGASMLAASLVLLLLGITFGMLPSGNSSMSWGNPTVWGLIGGGLLLLALLIPIEMRVEEPILKINLFKIRPFTFGVLSALFLFLAQGANVFVLSLLLQAIYLPMHGIPYSETPLLAGIYLIPSSVANAIFAPVGGRLINRFGARIVSTIGALLLGISFELLTTLSMNFNYTLFAADLFLMGAGSGLFQSPNLVSIMSSVPQEDRSAASGLRSSMQNIGLLMSFAIFLTLILSGSASSLSLALSKALISVGVPQSDVAALSRIPPAYALFAAFMGYDPIKVMLNEAGIKLPGTIYAAVTHPSFFPSAIAPAMAMGFEYAYHIAAVMAFAAAVFSYLRGREHIVHQVKLLEGQNGKRHFTE from the coding sequence ATGTCTAATGACCCTTCAGAGCTAATTAGTGATGAGAGGCGAAGAGCAATCTTAGTTAATTCATTCCTAGGGTCATTGATGGCATCAATGACGATGTCTGCAATAATAATAGCATTACCCGATATATTGAGGGGTATTGGTGTTGATCCAATGTCACCACTTGGCTTCACATCAATGCTTTGGTTAATGTTCTCATACCCACTAATGGTTGCTGTGGCTGTACCAATAGTGGGTAGGTTATCTGACATGTATGGTAGGGGCAAGATGTTCACAATAGGTGATGCTGTTTTCACAATACTCTCAACGCTATTAGGCATAGTGCCAGGATATGGGTTAATAGCGGCATTGCAAATGATCATCTACAGGTTCATTCAAGGCTTAGGCGGATCCATGATGTTCACTAATAGTGCTGCAATAATAACTGACGTTTACCCACCTCACAGGAGGGGTGTGGCAATGGGTATTGTGAGTATAGCCTTCAGTGCAGGTAGTATAATAGGCTTAGTAATAGGTGGTGTGTTGGCTGTAATCAACTGGAGGCTCGTCTTTCTCGTCAACACACCGATAGGCATAATCAGCACCATATGGGCTTACTTAACAGTATATAAACTACCGTTGGGTATTAGGAGAGTTAAGGTTGATTACCTAGGCGCATCAATGCTTGCGGCATCGCTTGTTCTTCTTCTCCTAGGCATAACATTCGGTATGTTACCTTCAGGCAATTCATCAATGAGTTGGGGGAACCCAACCGTGTGGGGGTTAATAGGCGGTGGCTTACTTCTCCTAGCATTACTGATACCAATCGAAATGAGGGTTGAAGAACCCATACTTAAGATTAACCTATTCAAGATAAGGCCATTCACATTCGGAGTATTAAGTGCATTATTCCTATTCCTAGCCCAAGGTGCAAATGTGTTTGTACTATCATTGTTATTACAGGCAATATACCTCCCAATGCATGGCATACCCTACTCTGAAACCCCATTACTAGCCGGCATATACCTAATACCAAGTAGTGTAGCTAATGCAATATTTGCTCCAGTTGGTGGTAGATTAATTAACAGGTTTGGAGCCAGGATTGTTTCAACAATTGGTGCATTATTACTGGGGATTAGCTTCGAATTATTAACTACGCTCTCAATGAACTTCAACTATACGTTATTTGCAGCTGACCTATTCCTAATGGGTGCTGGTTCAGGCTTATTCCAATCCCCCAACTTAGTCTCAATAATGAGCTCAGTACCCCAGGAGGATAGGTCAGCCGCATCCGGGTTAAGATCAAGCATGCAGAACATAGGGTTATTAATGAGTTTCGCCATATTCCTAACACTTATATTATCTGGTTCAGCATCATCATTATCGTTAGCACTAAGTAAAGCTTTAATCAGTGTTGGTGTTCCTCAGAGTGATGTGGCTGCATTATCAAGGATACCTCCAGCCTACGCGTTATTCGCCGCCTTCATGGGTTATGATCCAATAAAGGTGATGCTTAATGAGGCAGGCATTAAATTGCCTGGGACCATTTACGCTGCGGTGACTCACCCATCATTCTTCCCAAGCGCTATAGCTCCAGCCATGGCCATGGGTTTCGAGTATGCTTACCACATAGCCGCAGTAATGGCTTTTGCAGCCGCAGTGTTCTCATACTTAAGGGGCAGGGAGCATATTGTTCACCAGGTTAAGCTGCTTGAAGGTCAAAATGGTAAAAGGCACTTCACTGAGTAG
- a CDS encoding molybdopterin biosynthesis protein, with the protein MPKRVIFHELKTPEEALTIVSKFIKNSEVEYVNLEDSYMRVLAEDVYAKVDVPPFDRATMDGYALRAEDTFGADELHPVKLRLSGLGINAGDSTLPFVEKGSAVEIATGAPLPPGANAVIPVEYTKVEDNTLTVYRSVTPMDNVMSAGSDIMMGEMILRRCTLIKEREVGVLAAVGIDKVPVFKKPKVAIISSGNELVKPGSPLSMGKIYDINTYTIAHGIREAGGEPLLMGIVKDDELEMEEAIRKALSKADLVLLSGGTSAGALDISYRVLDKIGPPGVIVHGLNVKPGKPTIAAVSREGKLVIGLPGYPSSALMIFNIIVKPVLAKMQCLSLTQSVIRAQMAIRVEGARGRRGLNPVSLVETENGIKAYPLPAESGAITTLAYAEGYIEVPENREFLEEGEWIEVKLFTHQYRPANLYIMGSHDVALDSSLIPLLPNWVTSKVINIGSLEGLKAAIRGEADVAGIHLIDEETGEYNEPFVRKYGEGKVRLVAGYMREQGIILPKGNPRGVRDFEDLIRLKLRVVNRNKGAGTRFLFDKLLREYAVRNGVNFEELAKSIPGYYHEAKTHTAVAAAIAQGRAEAGVGIRAAAEMYGLDFIPLAWERYDFAVPLSKLSKDSVRVFISILKDEEFRRRLSLIPGYKVLDNTGEFIV; encoded by the coding sequence ATGCCTAAGAGAGTGATTTTTCACGAGTTAAAGACTCCTGAGGAGGCTTTAACAATAGTAAGTAAGTTCATTAAAAATAGTGAAGTAGAGTACGTTAATCTAGAGGACTCCTACATGAGGGTTTTAGCTGAGGATGTTTATGCTAAGGTTGATGTTCCACCATTCGATAGAGCCACCATGGATGGTTACGCCCTTAGGGCTGAGGATACGTTCGGTGCTGATGAGCTACACCCAGTTAAGCTTAGGTTAAGTGGTTTAGGCATAAATGCAGGTGACTCCACTTTACCATTTGTTGAGAAGGGCAGTGCAGTGGAAATAGCGACAGGAGCTCCATTGCCCCCAGGGGCTAATGCCGTAATACCTGTTGAGTATACTAAGGTAGAGGATAATACCTTAACGGTATATAGATCAGTGACGCCAATGGATAATGTAATGTCAGCCGGTTCAGACATAATGATGGGGGAAATGATCCTTAGAAGATGCACACTGATTAAGGAAAGGGAGGTTGGTGTATTGGCTGCTGTGGGTATTGATAAGGTACCTGTGTTTAAGAAACCTAAGGTTGCCATAATATCAAGTGGGAATGAGTTAGTTAAACCAGGTTCACCCTTAAGCATGGGTAAGATATACGATATAAACACATACACTATAGCTCACGGTATTAGGGAGGCTGGGGGTGAACCATTGCTGATGGGTATTGTTAAAGATGATGAATTAGAGATGGAGGAGGCCATTAGGAAGGCACTAAGTAAGGCCGATCTTGTCCTGCTTTCAGGGGGTACGTCGGCAGGTGCATTGGACATAAGTTACAGGGTGCTTGATAAGATTGGTCCACCGGGTGTAATTGTTCATGGTCTTAATGTTAAGCCAGGTAAACCTACCATTGCTGCCGTCAGCCGTGAAGGGAAGCTTGTAATCGGATTACCTGGTTATCCAAGCAGTGCCCTAATGATATTTAACATAATTGTTAAACCAGTACTGGCTAAAATGCAGTGCTTGAGTCTAACTCAATCAGTAATTAGAGCTCAAATGGCTATTAGGGTTGAGGGGGCAAGAGGAAGGAGGGGGCTTAACCCAGTTAGCCTAGTTGAGACTGAGAACGGTATTAAGGCATACCCTCTACCTGCCGAGTCAGGTGCAATAACAACCTTAGCCTACGCGGAGGGTTACATTGAAGTTCCTGAAAATAGGGAATTCCTAGAGGAGGGGGAATGGATTGAGGTTAAGTTATTTACTCATCAATATAGGCCAGCGAACCTCTACATTATGGGTAGTCATGATGTGGCCCTAGACTCATCCCTAATACCCCTATTACCTAACTGGGTTACGTCTAAGGTCATTAACATAGGTTCCTTAGAGGGGCTTAAGGCGGCTATTAGGGGGGAGGCTGACGTGGCCGGTATTCACTTGATTGATGAGGAAACGGGTGAGTATAATGAACCCTTCGTGAGGAAGTATGGTGAAGGTAAGGTAAGGCTAGTGGCCGGCTACATGAGGGAGCAAGGCATAATACTGCCTAAGGGTAATCCAAGAGGGGTTAGGGATTTCGAAGATTTAATTAGGCTTAAGCTCAGGGTTGTGAATAGGAATAAGGGTGCTGGGACTAGGTTCCTGTTCGATAAATTGCTTAGGGAATACGCAGTGAGGAATGGAGTAAACTTCGAGGAACTGGCTAAGTCAATACCGGGTTATTACCATGAGGCTAAGACGCATACGGCTGTAGCAGCAGCCATTGCGCAGGGTAGGGCAGAGGCTGGAGTAGGAATAAGGGCGGCAGCGGAAATGTACGGCTTAGACTTCATACCATTGGCTTGGGAAAGGTATGATTTCGCTGTGCCATTAAGTAAACTAAGTAAGGATAGCGTAAGGGTATTCATAAGCATCCTTAAGGATGAAGAATTTAGAAGAAGGTTAAGCTTAATACCGGGTTATAAGGTACTGGATAATACGGGTGAATTCATAGTTTAA
- a CDS encoding DUF973 family protein produces MVGNGVIMVRNAILIYLLGTILLVIVLVGYIASSIVNKPQYYINIEGPLYVALAVNSLLVVIVSILEYIGFRQLSNLGSVYRFGVYGAVLQLVSLPFSIVGAVYYIQTLENSYKVSNIPGFMMQALPVKVNSLTYLGAAGSLINLVGWLLVFVVLYKLGSDNGNSIVKTGSLATIIGLILAISVVSYVPMIYSSYNAINTTFILLLFMFLVIGGLIVFIGIIMLLVGLTSLARTITR; encoded by the coding sequence ATGGTAGGAAATGGCGTAATCATGGTTAGGAATGCCATATTAATTTACCTACTTGGCACAATATTATTAGTAATCGTACTTGTAGGATATATTGCTAGCTCCATAGTCAATAAACCTCAATATTACATTAACATAGAGGGGCCACTTTACGTTGCATTAGCCGTCAATTCACTACTAGTAGTAATAGTATCCATACTGGAGTATATTGGATTCAGGCAATTATCTAACTTGGGGAGCGTCTATAGGTTTGGAGTTTACGGTGCAGTGCTTCAGTTAGTCTCACTGCCTTTCTCAATAGTTGGAGCTGTGTACTACATTCAAACTTTAGAGAACTCATATAAAGTAAGTAACATCCCAGGATTCATGATGCAGGCATTACCTGTTAAGGTTAATTCACTAACATACCTAGGCGCTGCTGGTTCATTAATTAACCTGGTTGGTTGGCTATTAGTGTTCGTGGTGCTCTATAAGTTAGGTTCTGATAATGGAAATAGTATTGTAAAGACTGGCTCATTAGCAACCATAATTGGATTAATATTAGCAATTAGTGTAGTTTCATATGTACCCATGATTTACAGTTCCTACAATGCAATTAATACTACCTTCATACTACTATTATTTATGTTCCTTGTTATAGGGGGTTTAATAGTATTTATAGGCATTATAATGCTCCTAGTAGGTTTAACATCACTTGCAAGGACAATTACGCGCTAA